Proteins encoded by one window of Collimonas fungivorans:
- a CDS encoding GH92 family glycosyl hydrolase → MAAAMLFGCSDGSSGLPGSDGAAGTAGVAGTTGAAGSTGAPGQPGAAGATGATGATGPTGPAGTVPVVADANEIIKPLPELALTQYVKPFLGTQQQPGGTHPGNTSPAATLPFGMVSFGPDTDIDHEYYSSGSGYNYDSKMINYFSMTRISGPGCRSGGTLPIMPTMLTSQLTSNSNLVMRKSSSTFDHKNEQAAPGYYKVQADDGIVTELTATARSGMARFTYPDKSKAILVIDATQTNSMTGINAQIWQDPADANGFYGKTSNKFNCGGGYDAYFYLQAGSAYAKAPRLINNNGTLILNFDLSQSAASSVVVKIGLSYVSPANARLNLKKENAGFDFDATAKKAGAEWNTRLNTIQVDSAGASADALQQFYTAFYHVMSGPTLFSDVDGSYIGMDKQRHQTETYKDKDGKLVRRNHYTTFSIWDTYRSLGAMHAWLFRDQAADMAQSLVNDAMQCGAFPHWADANVDDVPMEGDHAPMLLASLQAFGATRFDSATALGFLKRSAFGPTADSPQWPACNGNPAFGRNVAGSAQGNMPDYLKLGYVAEGSDASGIHTGSITIEGASRDFAIGRFINNLSDASTDDKKSASTLLLRGENWKNLFKPDTKTLAVKDLAGNWASPSQDDGYHEGTAAQYLWAIPHDLGKIVTALGGNAAAVARLDTLFSVSTTSADAKKSPAGLALDPSRLNGGENSNDFYMGNEPGFAAPWAYNWSGNPSRTQFVLPQIMAATFSSKPQGLPGNDDVGATSGWYVWASLGLYPMIPGVPGLTMATPQFANITIQLADGKRLLIKRDKNAAFVKALKVNGKDWNSTWLPLNQVQAGGTLDFSTADAPTTWGQASAPPSGASGNFSQTP, encoded by the coding sequence ATGGCCGCCGCAATGCTGTTCGGCTGCAGCGACGGTTCAAGCGGCTTGCCGGGCAGCGACGGTGCAGCAGGAACGGCTGGCGTCGCCGGAACCACCGGTGCGGCTGGTTCGACCGGCGCTCCCGGCCAGCCTGGCGCTGCCGGAGCGACAGGTGCAACAGGCGCCACCGGTCCGACCGGCCCGGCGGGCACCGTCCCTGTGGTTGCCGACGCCAACGAAATCATCAAGCCGCTGCCCGAACTGGCGCTGACCCAATACGTCAAGCCCTTCCTCGGCACCCAGCAGCAGCCGGGCGGCACCCATCCCGGCAACACCAGTCCCGCCGCCACACTGCCGTTCGGCATGGTGTCATTCGGGCCGGACACCGACATCGATCATGAATATTATTCCAGCGGTTCCGGTTACAACTACGACAGCAAGATGATCAATTATTTCAGCATGACGCGCATCAGCGGCCCCGGCTGCCGCAGCGGCGGCACCCTGCCGATCATGCCGACCATGCTGACCAGTCAGCTCACCAGCAACAGCAACCTGGTCATGCGCAAAAGCAGCAGCACCTTCGACCACAAGAACGAACAAGCCGCGCCCGGTTATTACAAAGTGCAGGCCGACGACGGCATCGTCACCGAGCTGACCGCCACCGCGCGCAGCGGCATGGCGCGCTTCACCTATCCGGACAAGAGCAAGGCGATCCTGGTGATCGACGCCACCCAGACCAATTCCATGACCGGCATCAACGCCCAGATCTGGCAAGATCCGGCCGACGCCAACGGCTTCTACGGCAAGACCAGCAACAAGTTCAACTGCGGCGGCGGCTACGATGCCTATTTCTACCTGCAGGCCGGATCGGCCTACGCCAAGGCGCCGCGCTTGATCAACAACAACGGTACGCTGATCCTCAATTTCGACCTGTCGCAGTCGGCCGCCAGCAGCGTCGTGGTCAAGATCGGCCTGTCGTATGTCAGTCCGGCAAACGCTCGCCTCAACCTGAAAAAGGAAAACGCCGGTTTTGATTTCGACGCCACCGCGAAAAAGGCCGGCGCCGAATGGAACACCCGGCTCAACACGATCCAGGTCGATAGCGCCGGCGCCAGCGCCGACGCCCTCCAGCAATTCTATACGGCGTTTTACCACGTCATGTCCGGCCCTACCCTGTTCAGCGATGTCGACGGCAGCTACATCGGCATGGACAAGCAGCGCCACCAGACCGAGACTTACAAGGACAAGGACGGCAAGCTGGTGCGGCGCAACCACTACACCACCTTCTCGATCTGGGATACCTACCGCTCGCTGGGCGCGATGCATGCCTGGCTGTTCCGCGACCAGGCTGCCGACATGGCGCAATCGCTGGTCAACGACGCCATGCAATGCGGCGCCTTCCCGCACTGGGCCGACGCCAATGTCGACGATGTGCCGATGGAAGGCGACCACGCGCCGATGCTGCTGGCCAGCCTGCAAGCGTTCGGCGCCACCCGGTTCGACAGCGCCACCGCCCTTGGTTTCCTGAAGCGCTCAGCCTTCGGCCCTACCGCCGACTCGCCGCAATGGCCGGCCTGCAACGGTAATCCAGCCTTCGGCAGGAACGTGGCGGGCAGCGCGCAAGGCAACATGCCGGATTACCTGAAACTCGGTTACGTCGCCGAGGGTAGCGACGCCAGCGGCATCCATACCGGCTCCATCACCATCGAAGGCGCCAGCCGCGATTTCGCCATCGGCCGCTTCATCAACAACCTGAGCGACGCCAGTACCGACGACAAGAAGAGCGCCAGTACGCTGCTGCTGCGCGGCGAGAACTGGAAAAACCTGTTCAAGCCGGATACCAAGACGCTGGCGGTCAAAGACCTCGCCGGCAACTGGGCCTCGCCATCGCAGGACGACGGTTACCATGAAGGCACCGCAGCCCAGTACTTGTGGGCCATCCCGCACGACCTGGGCAAGATCGTCACAGCCCTGGGCGGCAATGCTGCCGCCGTAGCGCGGCTCGACACCCTGTTTTCCGTCAGCACCACCTCGGCCGACGCGAAAAAATCGCCGGCCGGACTGGCGCTCGATCCCAGCCGGCTGAACGGCGGCGAAAACTCGAACGATTTCTACATGGGCAACGAGCCCGGTTTCGCTGCGCCGTGGGCCTATAACTGGAGCGGCAACCCGTCGCGCACCCAGTTCGTGCTGCCGCAAATCATGGCCGCCACCTTTTCCAGCAAACCGCAAGGCTTGCCTGGCAACGACGACGTCGGCGCCACCTCGGGCTGGTATGTATGGGCCTCGCTCGGACTGTACCCGATGATCCCCGGCGTGCCTGGGCTGACCATGGCGACGCCGCAGTTCGCCAATATCACCATCCAGCTGGCCGACGGCAAGCGGCTGCTCATCAAGCGCGACAAGAATGCCGCATTTGTCAAAGCCTTGAAGGTGAACGGCAAGGACTGGAACAGCACCTGGCTGCCACTGAACCAGGTGCAGGCTGGCGGCACACTGGATTTCAGCACTGCCGATGCTCCCACCACGTGGGGCCAGGCCAGCGCCCCGCCATCCGGCGCCAGCGGCAATTTCTCACAGACTCCCTGA
- a CDS encoding AGE family epimerase/isomerase, translating to MNMLEPTAMPKAEFRNPAFLLQHIRDTMRFYHPAALDPSGGFYHFFKDDGSVYDSETRHLVSSTRFIFNYAMAYRHFGDAAYLDALKHGLAFLREGHWDPVHKGYDWTLSWKDGRKQVLDPTRHCYGLAFVLLAYAHALMAGVESAREDLYQTYDLLEQHFWEAGPGLYADEASADWQVQSYRGQNANMHMTEALLAAYEASGDAKFLDRAETVARHVTVRQAALSNDLVWEHYHQDWTPDWNYNKEDSSNIFRPWGFQPGHHTEWAKLLLILERHRPQEWLLPRAIELFDAGLDAAWDIDCGGIYYGFAPDGVICDQDKYFWVQAESFAAAALLAKRTGKNRFWDWYEHIWQYSWQHFVDHQHGAWFRILTRDNRKYGDDKSPAGKTDYHTMGACYEVLGALSEP from the coding sequence ATGAACATGCTTGAACCGACCGCAATGCCTAAAGCCGAATTCCGCAATCCCGCTTTCCTGTTGCAGCACATCCGCGACACCATGCGCTTCTACCACCCGGCGGCGCTCGATCCCTCCGGCGGCTTCTATCACTTCTTCAAGGATGACGGCAGCGTATACGACAGCGAAACCCGGCACCTGGTCAGCAGCACCCGCTTCATCTTCAACTACGCGATGGCGTACCGCCATTTCGGCGACGCCGCCTACCTGGATGCGCTAAAGCACGGCTTGGCGTTCCTGCGCGAGGGCCACTGGGATCCAGTGCACAAAGGCTACGACTGGACCCTGTCATGGAAAGACGGCCGCAAGCAGGTGCTGGATCCGACCCGCCACTGCTACGGCCTGGCGTTCGTGCTGCTGGCTTATGCCCATGCCCTGATGGCCGGCGTGGAAAGCGCCAGAGAAGACCTGTATCAGACCTACGACCTGCTCGAACAGCATTTCTGGGAAGCCGGCCCCGGCCTGTATGCGGACGAGGCCAGCGCCGACTGGCAAGTGCAAAGCTACCGCGGCCAGAATGCCAACATGCACATGACCGAAGCGCTGCTGGCCGCCTACGAAGCCAGCGGCGATGCAAAATTCCTGGATCGCGCCGAAACCGTGGCGCGCCATGTCACCGTACGCCAGGCCGCGCTCAGCAACGACCTGGTCTGGGAACATTACCACCAGGACTGGACACCAGACTGGAACTACAACAAGGAAGACAGCAGCAATATCTTCCGCCCCTGGGGTTTCCAGCCCGGCCACCATACCGAGTGGGCCAAGCTGCTGCTGATCCTGGAGCGGCACCGGCCGCAAGAGTGGCTGCTGCCGCGCGCCATCGAACTGTTCGACGCCGGCCTCGACGCCGCCTGGGATATCGATTGCGGCGGCATCTACTACGGCTTCGCACCGGACGGCGTGATCTGCGACCAGGACAAGTATTTCTGGGTGCAGGCGGAAAGTTTCGCCGCCGCCGCCCTGCTCGCCAAACGCACCGGCAAGAACCGTTTCTGGGACTGGTACGAACATATCTGGCAGTACAGCTGGCAGCATTTTGTCGATCACCAGCACGGCGCCTGGTTCCGCATCCTGACGCGCGACAACCGCAAGTACGGCGACGACAAAAGCCCGGCCGGCAAGACCGACTATCACACCATGGGTGCTTGTTACGAAGTGCTGGGCGCCTTGTCCGAACCATGA
- a CDS encoding LacI family DNA-binding transcriptional regulator → MRPTIRDIASAANVSIGTVSRALKKQPGLTEQTRIHVQKIASQLGYNESNLRQGKIRRLTFLLHRQHNNFVASPFFSHVLHGVETACRERSIVPTVLSVGPADSVMEQIRLHEPDALAVAGFMEPEVLELLTQTGKPVVLIDLWAPGFRSINSDNLGGALAATRHLIEIGRKRLAFISGPLSHYSIAQRALGYRQALFEAGRLFDPRLEVTLLPGPELHLHAATAMQTLLESDSPPDAVFCYNDATALAVMSICQMRGLRIPEDIAIVGFDNIDAAASSSPPLTTLAVDKEALGKLGIKLLLEDALVQPEVMLPVELIQRASTLGN, encoded by the coding sequence ATGAGACCAACGATTCGGGATATCGCATCCGCTGCGAACGTATCCATAGGCACCGTATCGCGGGCCCTGAAAAAGCAGCCCGGCCTGACCGAACAGACGCGCATCCATGTGCAAAAGATCGCCAGCCAGCTCGGCTACAACGAATCTAACCTGCGCCAGGGGAAAATCCGGCGCCTGACTTTCCTGCTGCATCGCCAGCACAACAATTTCGTCGCCAGCCCGTTTTTTTCGCATGTGCTGCACGGCGTCGAAACCGCCTGCCGCGAACGCAGCATCGTGCCTACCGTATTGTCCGTCGGCCCCGCCGACAGCGTGATGGAACAGATCCGCCTGCATGAACCCGATGCGCTGGCAGTGGCGGGTTTCATGGAACCGGAAGTGCTGGAACTGCTGACCCAGACCGGCAAGCCGGTGGTGCTGATCGACTTGTGGGCGCCCGGTTTCCGTTCCATCAATTCCGACAACCTGGGCGGTGCCCTGGCCGCCACCCGCCACCTGATAGAAATCGGCCGCAAACGGCTGGCCTTCATCAGCGGCCCGCTGTCGCACTACAGTATTGCACAACGCGCGCTAGGTTACCGCCAGGCGCTGTTCGAAGCCGGCCGCCTGTTCGACCCGCGCCTGGAAGTCACCCTGCTGCCGGGGCCGGAACTCCACCTGCACGCCGCCACCGCGATGCAAACCCTGCTGGAGTCAGACTCGCCGCCCGACGCCGTGTTCTGCTACAACGACGCCACCGCACTGGCCGTGATGAGCATATGCCAGATGCGCGGCTTGCGGATTCCTGAAGATATCGCGATTGTCGGCTTCGATAATATCGACGCCGCCGCCAGCTCCTCGCCGCCGCTGACTACTCTGGCAGTAGACAAGGAAGCCCTCGGCAAGCTGGGCATCAAGCTGCTGCTGGAAGACGCCCTCGTACAACCTGAAGTGATGCTGCCGGTGGAACTGATCCAGCGCGCCAGCACGCTTGGCAACTGA